TGTGCTGCTTCATGCAAAGTCCAAGGAGGCGGCATAGCCCTATGAGAGAACGGGGGCTCTTGTTGCAACACCTGAGTTAGTACCTCCTccattatttgaataaatcttGACACCCATTCATCACACTTCCTTATTAAATACTCTTCCATACTTTCACTGTCTATTTCGTACATGGGGTATTCGTAATACTGATCATTTTGTACCATCCTTTGTTGATCAACTAGCGGAGTGTTGCTGTAATTACTTGCAGAGTCTATATTACTTTCAGTATTCGATATAATGTCAGAGGTTGAAGATTCTTCAATTGTCACATTATCTCTCTTGTTCTTTTCGATGCATATGCTCGAGTCTTTACTATCAATACTGCCATCTGAAGGACGATTGGGAGCGACTTTTGGACTATTGTTCACTAATTTCTCAGCTTGTTTGTTCAAATCTGtacctaatgtatttttttctatctctTTAATACTTTCAGGTACTGCGCTTGTTGTCTGATGAGATTTTGCCGTTTCAGTGTTAACTTGTGTAGTGTTTCTTCTCCTTCGCCATTTGAACTGTTTGACATTGCTGTCTGCAGTAGTCACTGGGTTTTGATGTGAAACACTTCGGTTTAGCTTTATCTTCCTTTTAAGAACATTTGTTTCAGTCAATGTGGGGTCTGTTGTCTTTTTGATGTCCTGAGCTGGAATTGGATTTTTCGCTTTCTCTTCATCTCCTACCATACTAGCATTGACAGTTTCGAAATCAGTTTGAATGGCCGCATCTACTGTCCGTTTGGGAACCTCCTTTTCTTCTACTTCATCTTTGATTTCTTCTATTATTGGTTCTATGTCGCTAATTACGTCATTTTGATCGTTTGGTTGAACTTCCTCAACAGAATTACTCACGCTACTGATATTACTAGTATCATTTGGCACCGTTATCTTTATAAGTTTTTCAAACACGAATGGCTTTCTGGGAGTTGACACATGACTAGCATTTTTGCCAAGTAATTTCTTTATCCCTTCTACAGAAAATATGTTAGCTTTAATTCTGTTTTGGTAAGCCAGTAATTCAGAATCGTTGGATATTAATATCTAAAACAGACggttaacataattatttatgcaGCTGTAGTAACTTAGGAGCATATAAGATTAAAACAATTGTGATATAATCGATATGTTTCAGATAAAACTAAAGTCCCATAAAAGTTTCCAACAAATCATAACAGTTTTAGGGAGCCTGCAAAGATTAAGGAattctattttatgtttaaactcACCACATGATAGTTGTTTTCAGCTAATGAGACACATGTAGCTATTATTACTTCTGTAATGCTATCTTCTTCATTGTGCAATGGTTCTTCTcctaaatgaaaaaataaattctttcaCATCAGGAAAAATGTttctcttataaaaaaaaaggtcggcgaaaatataaaatacaaaagtagCCTAAACTTTACTTTGAATAACATTATGTCTCTACATTcttataaaaaaccttttttacccATAAAAGCATATCCAATCTCGATCTGTTGCGGCAAGAACCGTAATATGCGACGAGCTTGTATATCAGCTGATGTAGATACGTAGTCCTTGAGTTGAGCTATCACACGCCTCGGGACCATCAGATGGCACTCATCGTCTagagaatattataaatagatgtagatataatattagtgtagtcAGCTCAGTCAGCAATAAACGTCAGAGAACAGCTAACTATTCGATTTACAAGGTTCCTGATTACAATCAAATACAATGTATATAGGACTGGGAAGCAAACTAAATGGTTGAATTCTACTGAAAACAGGACactaattatatgtttttcaACATTTATGGGTGACAAAACTCTGCATTTTGTTTAGaaagtcgtttttaaaattCTCTCAACAGAGTAGATTTTCGTCCAAACTTCTAGATAAAAGTGATTCAACATGCAATTTGAGTTCCacttttctaaaaaaattgaattgttttgcaTTCAACAACCCATATTTAAACTACTAGACTATTAAATAGCCCCTGcgataataatttacaatttatttaaaaaaaaaatcaaacagaaCAGTGACATGATTCATCCACTTCTTAGATGATCTATCTCCACAGCAGAAACATTGCAATATTTGCAATGGCATTTTCTACTTTAAGAGCTTGCTTGTAGTATCATAGAAGGAACCTGACAAACTAAATTTCTTACCAGAATCTGTCAAAgctgttataaatttatattcagtAACCAGAACATCAAAATCTGTTACAATAAACCAAGCTTCACATTTGGAAAAAGCAGGAGCCAGAGTTCTTAAAGGAATTAAATCCATCTTGGATGGTTCTTCATGCATTTGGGTATCTACAGATCTTTTTTCCTGtaaaccaaacatttttttttatagataaggaacagtaaaatattattaaacttttgcaAGAATAACTTACTGGAAAGTCACAATTAGTATTTAGatcattaaattcattttcttcAGCAGTATCATCAACATCATTGCCAATGTTTCTCTTATTTCCAAAACGAGTATCTGTAAAAGGTGTTTAGTATGGTCATTCTAAAAAACACAGACAAaagtaatgtttattaaaaataaatcagccAATACCTGATGATACACTATGCATTCTattcttaacaaatattttttgtcttaaatcTCTCTGATGGCTATTAAACtggtcatttttatttaattgatgcCCTCTCTGaactttataattatagttcCTGCTAAAAATATGGTTTGATATTCTTGTAGCATTAAAGTGCTGAGTTGTTGATCCAAAATTATTAAGACTCAAAGGTTGAGTCACAGCTTggttaaaattgttaaatggCCCAATTCCAGAACCATTTACATGGTTACCAAGGACATTAGTTGGAGGTGATATATAAACTTGCTGTGTAAGCGGAACAGCCCACACTTTAGGATTGTATATGGAAGTGGTTTGAACATTAACTGTACTTATTGAAGAGTTAAGGGGTTCCAAGGTATTCATAACATTTACTGCAGGATTATTTATTTGGGAAATCTGTTGGGCTAAAATTTGATTTGTGCCAGCAAAAGGTGCAATGTTTTGTGATGAAATAGAGGGATTAACAACAAATGGATTAATGTATTGAATCTCAGGTGGTGTGTTGTTCAAGAGATTGGAGCTTGGCGGTTGTATGGGTTCCGGACATTTTGTAGGTTTAGCTCCTGATTGCTGTTCCAGGTCCTTTGTTCTCTGTTTTGCTTTTTCAATCTGTAAgaacattatataaatatatgactataaattataaacaaagtgttattgttattctatgttattacaaaataaaaacctgtCTATGAAACATGTTAGACACTGCAATACGGAAAGGAAAAATAACCCCTTAAGAATCTAatcatgatttttaaattatgtttctatTACGTATCATAAAAAAGCATACACTTCATCGAACTACTACTCtagcatattataaaaaacaatccCAACATTACTGATAAAACACAACACAGTCAAACTAGTAGTTTTTGCATACCAAAGCAAAACTCTCATTGTAAGTACGTTTCTGAATGTTGCTAAGATTACTATCTTACCTCAGCACTACTCAAATTCCACACAGCTTCTCCAGtcaaagtattaaaatagtaCACAAGTCCTGGATGCGATCTAGAATTGCAGACTATCCAAGAATTGCCGACGGAGGTGACTTTACGCCGGATGTCGCCCGTTTTTTGGACactcattttattgttttaaattactatattagcatgcataatattataacattaggttaaaaacaattttaatcgtCTCAAAAAGCAAATCAAACTGACTCAATTTTGAGTTTGACATGACAGTTTTGACAATTAACGTGCTTCATTCATGCCTGCTTGACATTAAACTGTTACAGTCATGTTACAGTCAAAAGTTTACGTTTTACTCGTACGcaagtatattattatcacaCTTTATATATGCTTACACCTTCGCACGTTTAACTTTATCCCTTATCATCGCAAATTAGTCCCAGAACTTGGTGCTCCCTTAAATTTATATCACAGAGTACATTATTATATAtgagatttatattaaaatttagtgATAATCATTTGGCAATCAAATTGTGACTGactaagatttaaaaaatgagcCATCAAATGATCACTTCAGAAATTTTCAAATCAACTACGCAATACGACGAgggtattttttctaaatttctaCTTTGATAAAATCAGTTACTCAAAATACTATTAAACTTACAAGCAcgccaaaatataaacttaccATTCCATGATTGTCTACctacattctttttttaaaacaatgtatatttttcttttctggCTTAAATACATGTTGATAAATGTGTGAATAGTGGTCATGCTTAAATTCCTCAAATACACCACTACAACtctatttaaatgatttaagcaaagttatatatttattcacTTTGCTTTTATTCCTCTCCATGTctaaatgacaatttatttgtataaatcttaaaatacatCAATAGTTGCTCattaatatgtatatgtgtatACCAggcaatataataaaaatatttttttctcatagccctttaataataataataaaaacattacattaaaaataacaatatattattatcttaaattaTACTTATACTAGATAATACTgatcatttcaaaataaataaaaaaactacactAGAAAATAAACCCTAGGCATTTTGAGATAAGACTTGATTTGAGctatgtaaaaagtaaaataggATAAAAATTATAGGTTTCTGTTCATGTGTGCATAAATCACTtcttacttaattttaacaaaagtatGTCAGGGCTTTTGTAGTTTACATGTTGTTCCTCTTCAGGAatctgtttaataaaaaaataatcagataGTTTATCATAAAAAGAGGTCCACATTGTCTTTTGTGCTTCAGTTTGCCTCAGTTCCtgtgttaaataaacaattggcTGATCTTGAGAGTTGTTTACTAAGCATTTAAGTGTATTTATGAGAGGGTCAACAGCCTGTAAAAAGGATTTAGTTAATTTCttgtttactattttaaatcataaaagcatttatttatttatatattacctCTTCATAATAAACACAATCAGCCAGCAGAACCATATCATACTTCTCATCGAAAAGGGGACTAGTCTCACCCCATATTAAAGCTTCCGCTATAGCATAACCACCCATACtactgattttgtatttattttcatttatattttttcgtagCAATGGCAAGGCTTCTGGCAAGTCTGTTAGAGTTACTTGTgccctaaaacaaaacatttttataagtgCAAGCATATAAggtatgttaatttatatattttgaaaaatttgaCTGCACTAACCCTAATGTAGCTGCAGTTAAGCCAACTACTCCTAATCCGGAACCCAATTCTATGACTTTCATGCCACTAAGAAAGTCAGATTTATTCTGACTCATGGTTTCAAGATATTTAGCAAGTACCAAAGATGCATCCCACACTACGCAATTCACATCTCCTTCtaatttttggtaaattttcaatgttttcaaacaaacttcGATATCAATTTCTCTTGAGAAGTGATCATTTGGTTGTGAATATGATTTTCTATACGACATtctagtagattttttttatgtcaatatcATTTTACACGGTTAACATGATTAACTTATTAGTATAATATGATttctttataaatgtaatagaaAAGTTGATTTACGATCTGCACTTTTCGCgcaaaattatgaatataaattattaaccgTCAATATTGCAACAAATCGACAGAATGACAACTATGACAAGTGACCTGACAATGATGATAAGGAATGTCTGTCAACCGCTGTCAACCCAATTTCAACTAAATTGTGTGTTCGACTTCAAATACGCATAGTttagtaaaatcaataatatgTTGAGGGATTTTAttactacataataataatatattttttatttggttgttTAAGCTTCACTTCATAGTTTTTTAAGAAGTTGTTTCTCATTAATTTAGTAATAACTGAACGTGAAgaatgtaaagtaaataaaataaataatacatgaaAATGATTTCGAGGCTTAGCAAAATGACATCTTATAGCTTTATTCAATAATTCCATCgaaaattagtaatttaatatcaCTAGTTTGTTCATGCTGctcctttttattttgttatttggttGGTACTCATATTCAGTATGGCAAGACTGAAATCATATGACTGACAGTCAGTCATCACATAATTCCGAACAAAATGGCTGTGACCATGGCTCTGTTTTGGGTTTCTCTGGTATTATCAGTAATTGGTAAGTAATATTCatcgtaaaattaaatagttgtaAGCTTTTCTCTCATATTCGCTATATGTAGTTCTTCATTGGGCTTTGTTATAGGTGCTAATGCTGCTGGAGAGTTTACCATTCTCCACAGTCCACCTTCCCTAAAATTTACTGGAACCAGCAAAACACTTGAGAGTCTTTTGAAAGAAATCTTCTCTGCATCACTTGGACTTTCCGTTGAAGAGGTATGTAGGATTTAAGAAGGTTGGGCGTTCCCTATTACGAGATTGTCCATTGCGTACTTGAGATGATCAGATGATCAACAGGGCGTTATGGTTATAGCCTCTTTACTTTGTTTTTACGATTTACTTTAATTGCAGAACTCTGAATGGAAAGGACTGTATGTAGCAGACCCATTTAAAACTCCAGAAGCTGTGGTCGAGGTTTACATTGATGGTGTTTCCAGCCTTGGTGATTCTGTAAGTGTTATACATTTGTGTTTCGAATAggattttaaaaaagcttttaaataatacataaatgcTGTTTTTAGGTGACATCAAAGGCTAAAACTTACTCAGTGGATGTAGATGAGTATGAACCAGACACATTTGACTGTGTGAAATTCAGGATTCAGCAGCGCTCCACAAGCGGTTCCAACAAGATTCTGAAAGTCAAGCTTTCAGATCCTACTGAGGTATTGTTCAATCAATagaagtatttgttttgttggtaaTGAAAAATTGTTCATATCATTCTTTTGTTATAGCTTACTAGTCCAGCATTCAGGGAAGAATTTGGAGAAGTCCAAGTACCCAAAGTATCTAAGCAGAACCTTCTTCACCTGAAGTATTCATTGGAGGAAGACTACCAATTCTTGAGTGAACTTGCTACTTTGAAAGCTATTACTGATAGGGTAATGATTCATTTAcatgcatttttattataagtgtaTAAAATACAATCTCAAGGATTACAGATTGTG
This sequence is a window from Trichoplusia ni isolate ovarian cell line Hi5 chromosome 8, tn1, whole genome shotgun sequence. Protein-coding genes within it:
- the LOC113496332 gene encoding renin receptor, which translates into the protein MAVTMALFWVSLVLSVIGANAAGEFTILHSPPSLKFTGTSKTLESLLKEIFSASLGLSVEENSEWKGLYVADPFKTPEAVVEVYIDGVSSLGDSVTSKAKTYSVDVDEYEPDTFDCVKFRIQQRSTSGSNKILKVKLSDPTELTSPAFREEFGEVQVPKVSKQNLLHLKYSLEEDYQFLSELATLKAITDRVASGAISADNIIDFFNFRFTTLHALSDYHGPNSLQTKEAKKLLGHALQDLSKAFVKAYDGSVLVTAVTTDVAHTRRAIRSTEDETKKGEDDDSYSADYPAIFNIILWFGVVFAFSLIAIVYAIMDMDPGRDSIIYRMTSTRMKKEN
- the LOC113496400 gene encoding uncharacterized protein LOC113496400 gives rise to the protein MSVQKTGDIRRKVTSVGNSWIVCNSRSHPGLVYYFNTLTGEAVWNLSSAEIEKAKQRTKDLEQQSGAKPTKCPEPIQPPSSNLLNNTPPEIQYINPFVVNPSISSQNIAPFAGTNQILAQQISQINNPAVNVMNTLEPLNSSISTVNVQTTSIYNPKVWAVPLTQQVYISPPTNVLGNHVNGSGIGPFNNFNQAVTQPLSLNNFGSTTQHFNATRISNHIFSRNYNYKVQRGHQLNKNDQFNSHQRDLRQKIFVKNRMHSVSSDTRFGNKRNIGNDVDDTAEENEFNDLNTNCDFPEKRSVDTQMHEEPSKMDLIPLRTLAPAFSKCEAWFIVTDFDVLVTEYKFITALTDSDDECHLMVPRRVIAQLKDYVSTSADIQARRILRFLPQQIEIGYAFMGEEPLHNEEDSITEVIIATCVSLAENNYHVILISNDSELLAYQNRIKANIFSVEGIKKLLGKNASHVSTPRKPFVFEKLIKITVPNDTSNISSVSNSVEEVQPNDQNDVISDIEPIIEEIKDEVEEKEVPKRTVDAAIQTDFETVNASMVGDEEKAKNPIPAQDIKKTTDPTLTETNVLKRKIKLNRSVSHQNPVTTADSNVKQFKWRRRRNTTQVNTETAKSHQTTSAVPESIKEIEKNTLGTDLNKQAEKLVNNSPKVAPNRPSDGSIDSKDSSICIEKNKRDNVTIEESSTSDIISNTESNIDSASNYSNTPLVDQQRMVQNDQYYEYPMYEIDSESMEEYLIRKCDEWVSRFIQIMEEVLTQVLQQEPPFSHRAMPPPWTLHEAAQCIAIKFRRVDDIKERANKLSSILFQISDSKGIISLEVKPSEYMQMYSYGVHLIDALSKQIQSCEDLQIAADSLKKLLEDIKNPNMDVTTNDTFNESLTKKSSSETFQHNVSCTDVDCELNERASLSEKDENDLLDGHEEAQTNTPQVNASPVKFIRNIDLKASFFSNLKLQKVDGFMNNSKSQEESRKQISVDPKIKYKGTKNLHSISEPSKNSANINAVENQQKVVRNFTLCAEYEEKFKSKNIPLSLEDHDDELDYEEDYDDGEYLIEEHDDANSNMADMEDVLEKNDCSNPEKPNTVNDDLNEESSKKFKYVTYMLLKEIRISVYQVKVFCNQCYEELQKPDLSMVQKLQKQKQAETAHLQMDRLCKSLQSMVNQEYDEAYETLSKILKQAGVDISHVDENLIFQHRSAISKSLEYAKTFLNAISDIICAFKS
- the LOC113496333 gene encoding protein-lysine methyltransferase METTL21D-like produces the protein MSYRKSYSQPNDHFSREIDIEVCLKTLKIYQKLEGDVNCVVWDASLVLAKYLETMSQNKSDFLSGMKVIELGSGLGVVGLTAATLGAQVTLTDLPEALPLLRKNINENKYKISSMGGYAIAEALIWGETSPLFDEKYDMVLLADCVYYEEAVDPLINTLKCLVNNSQDQPIVYLTQELRQTEAQKTMWTSFYDKLSDYFFIKQIPEEEQHVNYKSPDILLLKLSKK